In Necator americanus strain Aroian chromosome IV, whole genome shotgun sequence, the following proteins share a genomic window:
- a CDS encoding hypothetical protein (NECATOR_CHRIV.G13658.T1), protein MNISLRRHNFFCTDIRMQRPQCSSEACNSNAVVKSALDESPLCAPCFIERFEQKVHETITSTNLFRRGERVAIGASGGKDSTVLAYVMKTLNERYDYGLDLVLLSIDEGITGYRDDSLQAVERNRIEYCMPLTVVTYKDLYGWTMDEIVAKIGKKNNCTYCGVFRRQALDRGAFKIGASKLVTGHNADDMAETVLMNVLRGDIARLQRCTNIITGEEGDLPRAKPLKYCFEKDIVMYARLNKLDYFYTECIYAPDSYRAYARSFVKDLERMSPECILGLIKSGESIMVKGDVAMPTLTNCTRCGYISSQKLCKACLLLEGLNTGRTDMGIKRKPKKVAVSAENVDEKSCGGACSCEKSADLEF, encoded by the exons ATGAACATTTCCTTGCGTCGCCATAACTTTTTCTGTACG GATATTAGGATGCAACGCCCAcagtgttcttcagaagcttgCAATTCCAATGCCGTTGTAAAAAGCGCACTGGATGAAAGCCCACTTTGTGCTCCATGTTTCATAGAACGATTCGAACAG AAAGTTCACGAGACAATCACTTCCACAAATTTGTTTCGACGTGGTGAGCGTGTTGCGATTGGAGCATCTGGAGGGAAAGACTCTACTGTATTAGCATATGTGATGAAA ACTCTAAACGAGAGGTATGATTACGGCTTAGACTTGGTACTGCTATCGATTGACGAAGGGATCACAGGATACCGAGATGATTCTCTTCAG GCAGTCGAGCGGAATCGAATCGAGTACTGTATGCCCCTCACAGTAGTCACCTATAAGGATCTATATGGCTGGACAATGGATGAAATCGTGGCCAAAATAGGGAAAAAGAATAACTGTACATATTGTGGAGTGTTTCGACGTCAAGCCTTAGACAG GGGCGCCTTCAAAATCGGTGCGTCAAAGTTGGTTACTGGTCACAACGCAGATGATATGGCAGAGACGGTTCTTATGAATGTTCTTAGAGGCGACATTGCGCGACTTCAACGCTGCACCAATATTATAACAGGAGAGGAAGGTGACCTTCCACGTGCAAAGCCATTAAAG TACTGCTTCGAGAAAGACATAGTAATGTACGCACGACTAAATAAACTGGACTATTTCTATACGGAATGCATCTATGCACCAGACTCCTATCGTGCATATGCTAG ATCATTTGTGAAAGACCTTGAACGTATGAGTCCTGAGTGCATCCTGGGCCTGATCAAGTCAGGGGAATCTATAATGGTTAAAGGCGATGTGGCTATGCCAACGTTAACTAATTGCACAAG ATGTGGATACATATCAAGCCAAAAACTCTGCAAAGCATGCTTGCTCCTGGAAGGTCTAAATACTGGGAGGACAGATATGGGCATAAAACGC AAACCGAAAAAAGTGGCTGTCTCGGCTGAAAATGTCGATGAAAAATCTTGCGGTGGCGCATGCAGCtgtgaaaaaagtgcagatCTCGAATTTTGA
- a CDS encoding hypothetical protein (NECATOR_CHRIV.G13658.T2) yields MSGANTGLTSSNRVHQHSYTATDIRMQRPQCSSEACNSNAVVKSALDESPLCAPCFIERFEQKVHETITSTNLFRRGERVAIGASGGKDSTVLAYVMKTLNERYDYGLDLVLLSIDEGITGYRDDSLQAVERNRIEYCMPLTVVTYKDLYGWTMDEIVAKIGKKNNCTYCGVFRRQALDRGAFKIGASKLVTGHNADDMAETVLMNVLRGDIARLQRCTNIITGEEGDLPRAKPLKYCFEKDIVMYARLNKLDYFYTECIYAPDSYRAYARSFVKDLERMSPECILGLIKSGESIMVKGDVAMPTLTNCTRCGYISSQKLCKACLLLEGLNTGRTDMGIKRKPKKVAVSAENVDEKSCGGACSCEKSADLEF; encoded by the exons atgagtggtgctaacaCAGGTCTCACTTCGAGTAACCGAG TGCATCAACATAGTTACACAGCTACG GATATTAGGATGCAACGCCCAcagtgttcttcagaagcttgCAATTCCAATGCCGTTGTAAAAAGCGCACTGGATGAAAGCCCACTTTGTGCTCCATGTTTCATAGAACGATTCGAACAG AAAGTTCACGAGACAATCACTTCCACAAATTTGTTTCGACGTGGTGAGCGTGTTGCGATTGGAGCATCTGGAGGGAAAGACTCTACTGTATTAGCATATGTGATGAAA ACTCTAAACGAGAGGTATGATTACGGCTTAGACTTGGTACTGCTATCGATTGACGAAGGGATCACAGGATACCGAGATGATTCTCTTCAG GCAGTCGAGCGGAATCGAATCGAGTACTGTATGCCCCTCACAGTAGTCACCTATAAGGATCTATATGGCTGGACAATGGATGAAATCGTGGCCAAAATAGGGAAAAAGAATAACTGTACATATTGTGGAGTGTTTCGACGTCAAGCCTTAGACAG GGGCGCCTTCAAAATCGGTGCGTCAAAGTTGGTTACTGGTCACAACGCAGATGATATGGCAGAGACGGTTCTTATGAATGTTCTTAGAGGCGACATTGCGCGACTTCAACGCTGCACCAATATTATAACAGGAGAGGAAGGTGACCTTCCACGTGCAAAGCCATTAAAG TACTGCTTCGAGAAAGACATAGTAATGTACGCACGACTAAATAAACTGGACTATTTCTATACGGAATGCATCTATGCACCAGACTCCTATCGTGCATATGCTAG ATCATTTGTGAAAGACCTTGAACGTATGAGTCCTGAGTGCATCCTGGGCCTGATCAAGTCAGGGGAATCTATAATGGTTAAAGGCGATGTGGCTATGCCAACGTTAACTAATTGCACAAG ATGTGGATACATATCAAGCCAAAAACTCTGCAAAGCATGCTTGCTCCTGGAAGGTCTAAATACTGGGAGGACAGATATGGGCATAAAACGC AAACCGAAAAAAGTGGCTGTCTCGGCTGAAAATGTCGATGAAAAATCTTGCGGTGGCGCATGCAGCtgtgaaaaaagtgcagatCTCGAATTTTGA